Proteins co-encoded in one Zymomonas mobilis subsp. mobilis ATCC 10988 genomic window:
- a CDS encoding autotransporter domain-containing protein, whose protein sequence is MTKRKLSKRSLWLAGVTFLIQAGVTLAFPSSAEAIVINDNETPDSVLDQTNFTGIGQMVTDTKNGNLTTCTGTLINPRTVLFSAHCVNNEAATSYGSGQGGTPVSFGFAVDNKDAVTNWLSSGQRYQTNVGQGIYTVEQVNYNPASIDPSGKNYLHSDIATATLDTPASDVPTWSLLFSPLTGNSGSADKNGTGYHVSISGYGMSGIGSTGATEAIDYRRRSAENMLGALASMNDVTGFLSNTANGSAQNLYQFDFDDPKKGQQGRNPNDIDLFGDTALQKEGMTASGDSGGPLILDQSFSKEVVIGVLSGDNRYFPDQAESSYGTSAFYQPLYLYWQWIAANNPYHYATAKAGDGKWSDPDHWLSQVDPHYQILDSNGQLVNGIPSTAEAGEKGDSPKFGSLCYDNGTSRYCKTLATGNNSSGQDALPQASLENGLPNASNFVPDNQESDRLSGAKARYFDITLSADGTTTLDMNATVDRFAIDGAGAKLDIQKGYRLNSLIDVTQYNGWMNVDGALATSGDYAIITGLLTGSGSITTPYLTNVAGVIAPTGNLAVNGNLVLSSGSQLAIRLGADQTSDKLTINGLANLGGAVRFSALSGYKPHSGDKFTFLTASDGLSGQFANASGIDGILNPILSYDQNSVTAIIKMNNYQDIVDSHSSVQKAYAQLLDQNRQANGTGLDNLYTRLDLMDAAHLQSTLESMAPRNEATIRALDRAGSENMTRFFRQRLNRINHEDMGGSLAFYGQPLAFASASSSRSLGQRQASDISDMVSLSPHIKFVDTVSAFVASGYLNGHNQSMPSSSLSGHDNFNGWFLAGGAEIAATPKVTAGIGFSYSNLNGDSSSGQTSKASLTQATLYASYKLPAKLILSGQVSGGVFSSTNKRRGSIDSLNYNFRQKGSSFSGSAEVVLGRDIDLSHLIITPNIAVRGQKTDGNNLTDRALDGSDSSAALELYRKAYNSVQTRAGFDISGEVKTRGVTLVPHTSAHYVHELLHPSQSVAARFVNGVGGNAAFILPNSDHNWGEVEGGLKIKGRRIDFDISAGTVFGRQDLAYNAYRGSITYHF, encoded by the coding sequence ATGACGAAGCGAAAACTTTCAAAGCGTAGCCTTTGGCTAGCGGGGGTCACTTTTCTTATTCAAGCGGGGGTTACGTTAGCTTTTCCTTCATCTGCTGAAGCTATTGTTATCAATGATAACGAAACACCGGACAGTGTTTTGGATCAGACTAATTTCACAGGCATTGGTCAAATGGTCACCGATACAAAAAACGGTAATCTGACGACATGCACTGGCACTTTAATCAATCCAAGAACCGTTTTGTTCTCGGCACATTGTGTCAATAATGAAGCGGCGACCAGCTATGGTTCAGGGCAGGGCGGGACACCGGTCAGCTTTGGTTTCGCAGTGGATAATAAAGACGCCGTTACAAACTGGTTATCTTCGGGGCAACGTTATCAAACCAATGTCGGGCAAGGAATCTATACAGTCGAGCAGGTAAATTATAACCCTGCCTCGATTGATCCTTCCGGCAAAAACTATCTGCATAGCGATATCGCCACCGCTACGCTTGACACACCGGCCTCTGATGTTCCGACATGGTCGTTGCTTTTTTCTCCACTGACCGGAAATAGCGGCAGTGCGGATAAAAATGGCACGGGTTATCATGTCTCGATCAGTGGTTACGGGATGTCCGGCATCGGTTCGACAGGCGCTACAGAAGCCATAGATTACCGACGGCGTTCTGCCGAAAATATGTTGGGTGCCTTGGCTTCTATGAATGATGTCACAGGATTTTTATCGAATACAGCTAATGGCTCAGCACAGAACCTCTATCAGTTTGATTTTGATGATCCGAAGAAAGGGCAGCAAGGGCGCAATCCGAACGATATTGATTTGTTCGGTGATACTGCGCTCCAGAAAGAAGGGATGACAGCTTCCGGTGATTCCGGCGGGCCCCTTATTCTGGATCAAAGTTTTTCGAAAGAGGTTGTGATCGGCGTTTTGTCCGGTGACAACCGCTATTTTCCAGATCAGGCAGAAAGCAGTTATGGCACATCTGCCTTTTACCAGCCGCTTTATCTTTATTGGCAATGGATAGCGGCTAATAATCCCTATCATTATGCCACAGCCAAAGCCGGTGATGGGAAATGGAGCGATCCCGACCACTGGTTAAGTCAGGTGGATCCCCATTATCAGATACTCGACAGCAACGGCCAATTGGTAAACGGTATTCCGTCTACGGCCGAAGCTGGAGAAAAAGGGGACAGCCCGAAATTCGGTAGCCTTTGCTACGACAACGGGACCAGCCGCTATTGCAAGACCTTAGCGACAGGAAATAATAGCAGTGGACAGGATGCCTTGCCCCAAGCCAGCTTGGAAAATGGTCTTCCCAATGCCAGTAATTTTGTGCCAGATAATCAAGAATCTGACCGATTAAGCGGTGCCAAAGCGCGCTATTTTGATATTACGCTCTCGGCTGACGGGACAACCACGCTTGATATGAATGCCACGGTCGATCGCTTTGCGATAGATGGGGCAGGAGCAAAGCTCGATATCCAAAAAGGTTACCGTTTAAATAGCTTGATAGATGTCACCCAATATAATGGCTGGATGAATGTTGATGGTGCGCTGGCAACATCGGGTGATTATGCCATTATCACAGGGCTATTAACAGGTAGCGGCAGCATCACCACACCCTATCTGACCAATGTGGCGGGCGTTATTGCTCCGACGGGTAATCTTGCGGTTAATGGTAATCTTGTTCTGTCTTCAGGTAGCCAGCTTGCCATTCGGCTAGGCGCAGATCAAACATCAGACAAGCTGACCATTAACGGCTTGGCTAATCTTGGGGGCGCTGTTCGTTTTTCAGCTTTATCGGGGTACAAACCGCATAGCGGTGACAAATTTACCTTTCTTACAGCCAGTGACGGCTTATCGGGGCAGTTCGCTAATGCTTCCGGTATAGATGGCATCCTCAATCCGATTTTAAGCTATGACCAAAATAGCGTCACTGCGATTATAAAAATGAATAACTATCAGGATATTGTTGATAGCCATTCTTCGGTACAAAAAGCCTATGCTCAATTACTCGATCAAAATCGCCAAGCGAATGGCACAGGATTGGATAATCTTTATACGCGTTTGGATTTGATGGATGCTGCCCATCTGCAATCGACGCTTGAATCGATGGCACCTCGAAATGAAGCTACCATTCGTGCGTTAGATCGAGCGGGTAGCGAAAATATGACCCGTTTTTTCCGGCAACGCCTCAATCGGATCAATCATGAAGATATGGGTGGTAGCTTAGCTTTCTATGGGCAGCCTTTAGCTTTCGCCTCAGCTTCCTCTTCTCGTAGTTTGGGACAAAGACAGGCTTCGGATATCTCGGACATGGTTTCCCTGTCTCCCCATATTAAATTTGTCGATACGGTTAGCGCTTTTGTTGCTAGTGGCTATCTCAACGGTCATAACCAGTCGATGCCCTCTTCCAGCTTGTCCGGCCATGACAATTTTAATGGCTGGTTTTTGGCAGGCGGTGCCGAAATAGCGGCGACTCCCAAGGTGACAGCAGGTATCGGCTTTTCCTATAGTAATTTGAATGGAGACAGTTCCAGCGGACAGACTAGTAAAGCCAGTCTGACTCAAGCGACGCTTTACGCTTCTTATAAATTACCGGCTAAATTAATTTTATCCGGTCAGGTTAGCGGCGGCGTTTTCAGCAGCACGAATAAAAGACGGGGGAGCATCGACAGCCTGAATTACAATTTTAGGCAAAAAGGCTCTTCTTTCAGTGGTTCAGCTGAAGTCGTCTTGGGACGAGATATTGATCTATCCCATTTGATCATTACGCCTAATATCGCCGTTCGAGGGCAAAAAACCGATGGGAACAATCTGACCGATCGGGCCTTAGATGGAAGCGACAGCAGCGCGGCCTTAGAATTATACCGCAAGGCTTATAATTCTGTTCAGACAAGAGCGGGTTTTGACATCTCTGGTGAAGTCAAAACGCGCGGCGTGACCTTGGTTCCTCATACCAGCGCCCATTATGTCCATGAATTATTGCATCCATCGCAATCGGTAGCAGCCCGTTTTGTCAATGGTGTTGGTGGCAATGCTGCCTTTATACTCCCCAATAGCGATCATAACTGGGGCGAAGTTGAAGGCGGTCTTAAAATAAAAGGACGTCGTATTGATTTCGACATTTCGGCTGGCACGGTCTTTGGTCGTCAGGATTTGGCCTATAACGCCTATCGTGGATCGATAACCTATCATTTCTGA
- the sucC gene encoding ADP-forming succinate--CoA ligase subunit beta gives MNIYEYQAMALLNERGVSVVPGYMAANVEEAVKAAEQLSSPPYVIKSQILAGGRGKGYFRESPKEGGGVRLVSDIAAVKKQAESMLGRHLVTAQTDDQGIPVEKLLITEAVSIAREFYLSLLVDRQTGRVTFVASPEGGMDIETVAKEKPEAIHRIAIDPATGFQPHHGRMIGFALGLSGDVFKQGIKLAASLYKAFTTSDMSLLEINPLVETNDGKLLPVDAKISFDDNALFRHPDIAALGEAGASDPLEQEARQAGLSYIKLDGSIGCMVNGAGLAMGTMDIIQLHGEMPANFLDVGGGASKEKVAAAFRIILSDPSVKGILVNIFGGIMRCDILAEGIIAAARELDITVPLVVRLEGNNVNEGKAALVSSGLPIITASDLGDAAQKIVAAIRQTA, from the coding sequence GTGAATATATACGAATATCAGGCGATGGCTCTTTTGAATGAACGGGGTGTCTCGGTTGTCCCCGGTTATATGGCCGCCAATGTAGAAGAAGCCGTCAAAGCGGCAGAACAGCTTTCCTCTCCTCCTTATGTCATCAAATCCCAGATTCTAGCCGGTGGTCGCGGCAAGGGGTATTTCCGCGAATCTCCGAAAGAGGGCGGTGGCGTCCGTTTGGTCTCTGATATCGCCGCTGTCAAAAAACAGGCAGAATCAATGCTCGGTCGGCATTTGGTCACTGCCCAGACGGATGATCAGGGTATTCCGGTTGAAAAACTGTTGATTACCGAAGCTGTCTCTATTGCTCGCGAATTTTATCTTTCCCTGTTGGTTGATCGCCAGACGGGGCGGGTGACCTTTGTCGCTTCACCCGAAGGCGGTATGGATATCGAAACCGTTGCCAAAGAAAAACCGGAAGCTATTCACCGTATCGCTATTGATCCAGCAACAGGCTTCCAACCACATCATGGTCGGATGATTGGTTTTGCGCTGGGCTTGTCCGGTGATGTCTTCAAACAAGGCATCAAATTAGCCGCCAGCTTGTATAAAGCCTTTACGACTTCGGATATGAGTCTGCTTGAAATCAACCCCTTGGTCGAAACCAATGACGGTAAACTTTTACCCGTTGATGCCAAAATCAGCTTTGACGATAATGCGCTATTCCGCCACCCTGATATTGCGGCCTTAGGGGAAGCAGGTGCTTCTGATCCTTTGGAACAAGAAGCCCGTCAGGCCGGTTTATCCTATATCAAGCTGGATGGTAGCATCGGCTGCATGGTCAATGGTGCAGGGCTTGCTATGGGAACGATGGATATAATCCAGCTTCATGGCGAGATGCCTGCCAACTTCTTGGATGTCGGTGGCGGTGCCAGCAAAGAAAAGGTGGCTGCCGCTTTTCGGATTATTCTTTCTGACCCATCCGTCAAAGGTATTTTGGTCAATATCTTCGGTGGAATTATGCGTTGCGATATCCTCGCAGAAGGCATTATCGCCGCCGCTCGTGAACTGGATATAACAGTGCCTTTGGTCGTCCGGTTAGAAGGCAACAATGTTAACGAAGGTAAGGCCGCTCTTGTCTCTTCAGGATTGCCTATTATTACAGCCAGTGATCTCGGCGATGCCGCTCAAAAAATCGTAGCCGCTATCCGGCAGACTGCCTGA
- a CDS encoding electron transfer flavoprotein subunit beta/FixA family protein: MKVIVPVKRVIDYNLRPRVKTDGSGIDLSNLKMSLNPFDEIAVEEAVRLKEKGIAKEVVLVSIGVSKAQDQLKTGMAIGADRSILIETEENVEPLHVAKLLKAVVDQEKPDLVIAGKQAIDDDSNQTGQMLAALLGWPQGCFASKLTIADNKIEVTREIDGGLETISLNLPAVVTSDLRLNEPRFVSLPNIIKARKKPIEIKKPEDFGIDITPRLKTLKVEEPPVRQAGEKVESVEEFAAKLKEWGVGA, translated from the coding sequence ATGAAAGTAATAGTGCCCGTTAAACGTGTGATTGATTATAATTTGAGACCAAGGGTGAAAACTGATGGCTCAGGAATCGATCTTTCCAATCTTAAAATGTCTCTCAACCCGTTTGATGAGATCGCGGTCGAAGAAGCCGTTCGGCTGAAAGAAAAAGGCATCGCCAAAGAAGTCGTTCTGGTTTCTATCGGCGTTTCCAAAGCACAGGATCAGTTGAAAACCGGTATGGCCATCGGGGCCGACCGCAGCATCTTGATCGAAACCGAAGAAAATGTTGAACCGCTTCACGTCGCCAAATTACTAAAAGCTGTTGTCGATCAGGAAAAACCAGATTTGGTTATTGCCGGTAAGCAGGCCATTGATGACGACTCCAATCAGACTGGGCAGATGTTGGCAGCGCTACTCGGCTGGCCACAGGGATGCTTTGCTTCCAAATTGACGATTGCCGATAATAAAATTGAAGTTACGCGCGAGATTGACGGCGGCCTTGAAACCATCAGCCTCAATCTTCCGGCAGTGGTTACTTCCGATTTGCGTTTGAACGAACCACGCTTTGTTTCACTTCCCAATATTATCAAAGCACGGAAAAAGCCGATTGAAATCAAAAAGCCGGAAGATTTCGGTATTGATATCACGCCCCGTTTAAAAACCCTAAAAGTCGAAGAGCCTCCTGTGCGTCAGGCGGGTGAAAAAGTGGAATCCGTAGAAGAATTCGCAGCGAAACTCAAAGAATGGGGAGTCGGAGCATGA
- a CDS encoding electron transfer flavoprotein subunit alpha/FixB family protein, which translates to MSVLVLIDYSGDVLDEGSLSAITAAFQIDSEVDLLVAGDNIRVVAEKAAKIKGVHKVLLADSPVYASSLAENIAPLVVKLADSYQAIVASANSNGKNIAPRVAALLDSQQISEIITVVSSDTFRRPIYAGNAIATVQSADSKKVITVRATAFEKAEAEGGDAPIEAVDATEDSGLSRFISVDLQQSGRADLSTAPLVVSGGRALGSPEKFHELIEGFADRVHAAVGASRAAVDSEYAPNDCQVGQTGKIVAPEVYIAVGISGAIQHLAGMKDSRKIAAINIDPEAPIFQIADIGLVGDLFEVMPALIEKF; encoded by the coding sequence ATGAGCGTTCTTGTCCTGATTGATTATAGCGGCGATGTCCTCGACGAAGGCAGCTTGTCAGCTATCACCGCCGCTTTTCAGATTGACAGCGAAGTCGATCTCTTGGTCGCTGGTGACAATATCCGTGTGGTTGCTGAAAAAGCTGCCAAGATTAAAGGCGTGCATAAAGTCCTGCTGGCTGATTCTCCAGTCTATGCTTCGTCTTTGGCTGAAAATATCGCACCTTTGGTCGTGAAATTGGCCGATTCCTATCAGGCGATCGTCGCCTCTGCCAATTCCAACGGTAAAAATATTGCTCCTCGCGTCGCGGCGTTATTGGATAGCCAACAAATATCGGAAATCATCACGGTCGTTTCCTCTGATACTTTCCGCCGTCCGATTTATGCGGGTAATGCCATTGCGACAGTGCAATCGGCTGACAGCAAAAAAGTTATTACGGTTCGGGCAACGGCTTTTGAAAAGGCCGAAGCTGAAGGTGGCGATGCTCCTATTGAAGCTGTCGATGCTACGGAAGATAGCGGTCTTTCCCGCTTTATTTCAGTAGATCTACAGCAATCCGGTCGCGCTGATCTCAGCACAGCACCTCTTGTTGTGTCTGGCGGTCGCGCTTTGGGTTCGCCTGAAAAATTCCACGAATTGATCGAAGGTTTTGCTGACCGTGTCCATGCGGCAGTAGGGGCTTCTCGCGCTGCGGTCGATTCCGAATATGCCCCCAATGATTGTCAGGTCGGACAGACTGGTAAAATCGTGGCACCGGAAGTCTATATCGCCGTCGGTATCTCTGGCGCTATCCAGCATCTCGCTGGCATGAAAGATTCCCGCAAGATTGCGGCTATCAATATCGACCCCGAAGCCCCGATTTTCCAGATTGCCGATATTGGTCTGGTCGGTGATCTTTTCGAAGTCATGCCAGCCTTGATCGAAAAATTCTAA
- the pgl gene encoding 6-phosphogluconolactonase: MTEAEWWEFENVEAMAKQIADDIEFIIKQAIEKKGRALIIVPGGSTPKLVFPTLAARDLDWSKVTLMLTDDRLVAKDNPLSNFGLLTKHFGNSGAELVSLIDENYLDDRAAAGRAADQKLASYKWPADLVWLGMGNDGHTASIFPGPNFDEAVNGPRERRALGLLPVPLPPEAPVARVTLSLSTLASAHTVMVVITGDHKRTVLTDALKEGASSRLPVGRVLGETEASIDVYWSK; encoded by the coding sequence ATGACCGAAGCCGAATGGTGGGAATTTGAAAATGTCGAAGCTATGGCAAAACAGATTGCCGACGACATCGAATTTATTATCAAGCAAGCCATTGAGAAAAAAGGCCGTGCTTTAATCATCGTTCCGGGTGGTTCTACACCGAAACTGGTTTTCCCGACGCTCGCGGCCCGTGACCTCGATTGGTCAAAAGTAACGCTGATGCTGACCGATGACCGTCTGGTTGCCAAAGATAATCCGTTAAGCAATTTTGGCCTTCTGACCAAACATTTCGGCAATAGCGGTGCTGAACTGGTCTCCTTGATTGATGAAAATTATCTGGATGACCGCGCTGCCGCTGGCCGTGCCGCAGACCAGAAACTGGCTTCTTATAAATGGCCTGCCGATCTCGTTTGGTTGGGTATGGGGAATGATGGCCATACCGCTTCTATTTTCCCAGGACCTAATTTCGACGAAGCTGTTAACGGGCCCCGTGAACGCCGCGCTCTTGGCCTTCTTCCGGTTCCGTTACCGCCAGAAGCACCGGTTGCCCGCGTAACCCTTAGCTTGTCCACGCTGGCTTCTGCTCATACTGTTATGGTGGTTATCACTGGCGATCATAAACGCACGGTTCTGACCGATGCTTTGAAAGAAGGCGCTTCCAGCCGTCTTCCGGTTGGCCGCGTTCTCGGTGAAACCGAAGCCTCCATCGATGTGTACTGGAGCAAATAA
- a CDS encoding TonB-dependent receptor plug domain-containing protein yields the protein MKRVFLKGGFFVCLSSTFLQYPTIAFASETSETAAKPALDNIAENPSNVAGNAGDAIIVTGTRETGKKARESISPIDIISAKQLAQTGMPSLRDALTQLLPSLTVPNGGYDSGALTDSLSLRGLSPNETLVLVDGKRRHTTANIYANPGPQQGSTPVDIDMIPMAAIDHIEVLRDGASAQYGSDAVAGVVNIILKKQDHGFHAQTLTGITAAKDGFQQGVYLDGGTKLGSRGYLHVSGDFLRQNHTYRSAADLRTGTKDNKLLGQPEQTRESFAIKGGYEITDNIEAYGLATYAHRSAGAYQNYRLPSSLTNYPGYAAIYPNGYSPIETINENDWEIMAGLKGKIKGWNWDVSSVYGRDYDNIGLKDSANLQLSRDTGRTPTTFKGVQRFNNQQWSNAIDFSKAFHIDGWPHEINVAGGATHRYESYTIGAGSADSTYGSGSDALPGTAAANAGKFSRNVFGGYFDVATHLVKQLQIDVAGRYEHYSDVGDTKTGKVALRYDPFKWLGFRATLSNAFHAPTLAQEYYSAVTLSPTAAHGIISASSPGALANGAQKLKPERSTNITAGVTFEPIKRLVITADLYQIKLRDQILPGGNVYGDQALTALAMNGFTLPSDASSWATASLSTHWFANVASTRTRGIDITATYPTYLGDIGRIDWSVAANVNRTILTHQSTDAQGNDLLTAQSIAYITTAYPRSKIIWGGQFTSGDKKWIVGLHEIRWGKTTSQLAYYKGVANTSVASAYDFFKFLNQPKFVTNLDITYRVNPKLALTIGANNLFNARPSRVPVAHRYLGVPQYNMSTSQLGMNGGFYYFKVDVSL from the coding sequence ATGAAGCGAGTATTCCTCAAGGGTGGCTTTTTTGTTTGCCTTTCCTCAACCTTTTTACAATATCCGACGATCGCTTTTGCAAGTGAAACGTCGGAGACAGCCGCCAAGCCGGCACTTGATAATATAGCTGAGAATCCTTCGAATGTTGCTGGGAATGCAGGGGATGCGATTATTGTCACCGGAACCCGCGAAACCGGTAAAAAAGCCCGCGAAAGTATTTCCCCCATTGATATTATTTCCGCAAAACAGCTTGCCCAGACAGGTATGCCCAGTTTGCGTGATGCTCTGACACAGCTATTACCTTCTTTGACCGTACCAAACGGTGGATATGATAGCGGTGCGTTAACAGATTCCTTAAGTTTAAGAGGGCTTAGCCCGAACGAAACCCTTGTCTTGGTCGATGGAAAACGTCGCCATACAACTGCCAATATCTATGCCAATCCGGGTCCACAGCAGGGATCCACGCCTGTCGATATTGACATGATTCCGATGGCAGCAATCGACCATATCGAAGTGTTACGTGACGGGGCTTCGGCGCAATATGGCTCTGATGCTGTTGCAGGGGTTGTTAATATTATCCTGAAAAAACAGGATCACGGCTTCCATGCCCAGACTTTGACCGGTATTACTGCTGCTAAAGACGGTTTCCAGCAGGGTGTGTATCTCGATGGTGGCACCAAATTGGGGTCTCGCGGCTATCTTCATGTCAGTGGTGATTTCCTGCGCCAAAACCATACCTATCGCAGTGCAGCTGATTTGAGAACCGGCACTAAAGACAACAAATTACTAGGACAGCCAGAACAGACCCGAGAAAGCTTTGCGATTAAAGGTGGCTATGAAATCACTGATAATATCGAGGCCTATGGTTTAGCCACTTATGCCCATCGTTCTGCCGGTGCTTATCAAAATTATCGTCTGCCGAGTTCATTAACCAATTACCCCGGTTATGCGGCTATTTATCCCAATGGTTACTCGCCTATTGAGACCATCAATGAAAATGATTGGGAAATCATGGCCGGCTTAAAGGGTAAAATCAAAGGCTGGAACTGGGATGTTTCCAGTGTTTATGGCCGTGACTATGATAATATCGGTCTTAAAGATTCTGCCAATCTGCAATTGTCACGGGATACAGGCAGAACACCGACTACCTTTAAAGGTGTTCAGCGGTTTAATAATCAGCAATGGAGTAATGCCATTGATTTCAGCAAGGCTTTCCACATTGATGGTTGGCCTCACGAAATCAATGTCGCTGGTGGGGCAACGCATCGTTATGAGAGCTATACCATTGGTGCGGGATCAGCAGATTCAACCTATGGAAGCGGGTCAGATGCCCTCCCCGGCACGGCGGCTGCCAATGCGGGCAAATTTAGCCGGAATGTCTTTGGTGGATATTTTGATGTAGCGACCCATCTCGTCAAACAGTTACAAATTGATGTTGCTGGCCGTTACGAGCATTATTCTGATGTCGGGGATACCAAAACCGGAAAGGTGGCGCTGCGCTATGATCCTTTCAAATGGTTGGGATTCCGAGCAACCTTGTCCAATGCCTTTCATGCTCCAACTTTGGCGCAGGAATATTATAGCGCGGTTACCTTATCTCCAACGGCTGCCCACGGTATTATCAGCGCTAGCTCGCCCGGGGCTTTGGCGAATGGCGCTCAGAAACTAAAACCGGAGCGGTCAACCAATATTACAGCGGGTGTAACCTTTGAACCGATCAAAAGATTGGTCATTACAGCTGATCTTTATCAGATTAAGCTGCGTGATCAGATTTTGCCGGGGGGTAATGTCTATGGTGATCAGGCTTTAACCGCCTTGGCGATGAACGGTTTTACCTTGCCATCTGATGCCTCGAGTTGGGCAACGGCTTCGCTATCGACCCATTGGTTTGCCAATGTCGCTAGCACCCGCACCCGTGGTATTGATATTACGGCTACCTATCCGACCTATCTGGGCGATATCGGACGGATTGATTGGAGCGTCGCGGCGAATGTCAATCGCACCATCTTGACCCATCAAAGCACAGATGCCCAAGGAAATGACCTTCTGACGGCGCAGAGTATTGCTTATATCACCACGGCTTATCCGCGTAGTAAGATTATCTGGGGCGGTCAGTTCACTAGCGGTGACAAAAAATGGATTGTCGGTTTACATGAAATCCGCTGGGGAAAGACCACGTCTCAATTGGCTTATTACAAAGGGGTAGCCAATACATCGGTGGCATCGGCCTATGATTTCTTCAAATTCCTGAACCAGCCTAAATTTGTGACCAACCTCGATATTACTTATCGAGTAAATCCGAAGCTGGCTTTGACGATAGGTGCCAACAATCTGTTCAATGCCCGTCCTAGCCGTGTGCCTGTCGCACATCGCTATTTGGGCGTGCCACAATATAATATGAGCACGTCCCAATTGGGCATGAATGGGGGCTTCTATTATTTTAAAGTCGATGTTTCTTTATAA
- a CDS encoding DUF6624 domain-containing protein translates to MTNDKMPVGLSAFQKKIIFLIFSSFSVIALAEQPFTKPIESVAESCDLSFPGAELNSRHFQDVKAADSFKKQAKILIAMSEHEQAVRNHFTKGQPIDWKEVEETDRKNTRDFKKMIEKEGLFSVSQIGGQGVAAEFSLIQRSRDFAFQRNALDMMRRLFARQDFPGDYLAILEDQLLAKDGKPQIYGTRVKPDGSLYPVIDKDQLDARRASRGLAPLRQAICPMSKAE, encoded by the coding sequence ATGACGAATGATAAGATGCCTGTTGGGCTGTCTGCTTTTCAAAAGAAAATCATTTTTCTGATATTTTCATCTTTTTCGGTTATCGCTCTGGCAGAGCAGCCTTTTACGAAGCCAATAGAATCTGTAGCCGAGAGTTGTGACCTTTCCTTCCCCGGCGCAGAATTAAACAGTCGGCATTTTCAGGATGTCAAAGCAGCGGATTCATTTAAAAAGCAGGCAAAAATCCTGATTGCGATGAGTGAGCATGAACAGGCGGTTCGGAACCATTTTACAAAAGGTCAGCCGATCGACTGGAAAGAAGTCGAAGAAACAGACCGCAAAAACACTCGAGATTTTAAAAAAATGATCGAAAAAGAAGGGCTTTTTTCGGTATCTCAAATTGGTGGTCAGGGGGTCGCGGCTGAGTTTTCTTTAATTCAACGGTCTCGTGATTTTGCTTTTCAAAGAAATGCCTTGGATATGATGCGGCGTCTTTTTGCACGACAAGATTTTCCCGGTGATTATCTCGCTATTCTCGAAGATCAGCTTTTGGCAAAAGACGGTAAGCCCCAAATCTATGGAACAAGAGTAAAGCCGGATGGCTCCCTGTATCCTGTGATTGATAAAGACCAGTTGGATGCCCGCCGTGCTAGTCGAGGTCTTGCGCCTTTACGACAGGCTATCTGCCCAATGTCTAAAGCCGAATAG